A region of the Paenibacillus rhizovicinus genome:
GCACCTTTTCCGGAACCGAAATGCTTGCCGTAGAACGATTTTCTTGTCGCTTCAGTTGGCGGAACATAACTCGTACCCCGAGGCATGTCGTTGTATGGCCCACCTGGACCGAGCGCAAGCGGAGCTGCAGCGCCATTGCCGAGGTAGCCTGCGCCATTTGCGTAATTGCTCGCTTGCATGTTCATCCGGCGAACAGCTGCTGGAGCGGATGCTGCGGCTCCAGGCGAACGATCACGAGCCGCCTCAAGACCACGCTGATGGGCTCGTTTCGAGAAATAGTGTGCTGCCCCGATGCCGCCGGCGCCCGCCGCTGCACCTACCGCTGCACCGTTCCATACACTATCATTCGTCACTCGCTGATAGGGTTGATTCATCGTGTTCTCCTCCTTCTAGTAGAGCTTTCTTGCCCCACGGGCATGGTTGGCCATGACGCCTGCTGCAGTTTGTCGAGCATTCATCATACTGTTCATCCCCTGGGTCTTCATCCATTGCTGCGTTTCATTTTCAGTGAAGCCGCCGCCGAACATCTGCGACTTGGCACCAAGCCCGGACGCTGCCTGGTCTACTGCATCCATAACAGCTGGAGCTGCTTGCAAAGCGGCCATCCCGAGCATGGCTCCCCATCCACCTGGCATCATCGCCCAGAAAGCATTCGTCGCTACTGCCTTTGCGGCAGCCGGCAGAACACTTTCGCCGTCCTTCACCCTGCTGTAGAAATCAAAGCCAGTGAAGCCGTAACTCATGAGACCTCCGCCAACCTTGCCGGCCCACTTTCCTTTTGCCGCCTGAACCGGTGCCTCAGCGGACCGTGATCCAGCCGATTGGGCCGCCCCGTATGGAACGCCTTGCTGCATGATTACGCACCTCCGTTCCGGAGATTATGAAGCGCAAATACGAGATCGCCTGTTGCGCCAAGCGCCGGATCGCCGCCGTTTCGAGCCGTGTACCCCTTGCCGTCTGCTTGTGTGGACTGCAGCGACTGGATGCCCCGGTTGTCATTGGCGTAAATTGTAGCCAAATCATGATGATACTCATTGGCTGACGACACGGTATGATAGGCGGTCATGGCGCCAAGGACGCCCCATCCAGCTAACTTCCCGGTCTTTCCAAGCTCATAGCCGCTATACAGGTTGTCCAAGCCTCGACGGCCTGTCTTGTTGATCCAGTCTCCTCTGAATCGCACTGCCATGAGATCACTCTCCTTCTTCGAAACCGATCGGCTGCGCCTCAATTACGGTGGCAGATCCATTCATGCGGGCGTAGTAGGCTTTTTCGGCTTCGTCTTCCTGCTCCTCTAAAAAGGTCACGTCCGTCTTGAGCTTGAGCATCTCTGCCGCTCGTTGGGACGGATCCACCTCGACAGTAATCTTGGTGCCCTCTTTATCTTTACGTGTCGAGTTCATCAACTGCATGGTCTTGAACAGACTTTGGCGCAGCTTCTCTTTGTACTCGACAACCGGGTGCAGCTCGGACTTGGTGATTGGCTCGGAGTCTTCCGTCATACCGATCGTATTCTGAATAATAAAGTCGGCGTCGATCGCCATTTTATTGTCGCAACGGAGCATCGTAACGCCGATATCGACGAGCTCTCGAATCATAATTAAATCCACTGTGCTGCGTGGGTCTTCCGGCTTTATCTTAAAGTGCTCACAATATCGGTCATAGAGATCCTCAATCGCCGCAATCTCAATCGGACATTTCTCTTCTACCGGCGCCATATCTGCTTTGTACAGGAAGCAATTCTCCCGGTATGGGCAAGCCTGCCCCTTGCAGATGATCGGAACGCTGGCATAAAGGCCGTGCTTCGTGTTTCGCATACGTTTCGCCACATCAATGGCTGCCACGGCATCCGGATTAAGTGTCCATGCGGTTGGATTCAGGTTCTGGGATACAGTAAGCTTCCCAGCTTCGGTTTTTGGTCCTGTACTCATCCCTGCACATCCCTCTGAAAATAAAATAGAGGCCGGCGCCCTCACCCCCTATTATCCCAATCGGTGTTAGTTAGGGCGGCGCCTAGACCCCTGCTTCTTAATTTTACACCCTAGCCATAGAGCAACTAAAACCCGCTCCTGGCGCAACAAAAAAAGCAGCTCCCGGTATTGGGAGCTGCTCGTTGGTTCATTCAGATGGTTTGTTGTTTTCCTGCTTATTCTTCTCGATTTCTATCGCAAGCTTGAGCAGGCGGCGTACTTCGTGTGATTGGTCGCCTTTAGGGATCTCGTCGAAGTGATCCTTTATGGCTGTATCCACGTCCCTTATTCTCGCTTGTAAGAGCATATTGGTCACACTGCCTCTTCAAGCATTTGGAGGAATGGCACTACGTATTCCTCGAAGATTTCATCTTGCGGCATGCCCTTTTGAACCAGGTTCAGGACCGCCATTTCATAGAATCCGATAACGTTGCTGTATTGAGCCATTTCGGCTTTGAACAGACCACCAACGTTTTTCGACTTGAATGCCAAGACGAGAGAATCGAAGAAGATATCGGCGCCGCCACCGGTGATCAGGATACCCTGCAGACGCTGAATCTCACTGCCCCATGCTCGGGTTACTTCGTCCACGATCAGTTCAGCAACCTCTTCCACGGATTCTGTGATTTCTGGCGTCACGTCGTGAGTTTCTCCAGCGTACCACAGCGACTTCGTGCGGATCATTACGTCAAGATCCGTATCAGTTGCCTTGTACTCGTAGCCTTCTGCAGCGAACTTAATCGCAAGTTTCGTGCGCAGCTTGTCGTACACAAGGTTCGTCGCTTCAGTGGAGATTGAAGTGCCTTCTTCTTCACGGATGAATCCATCTTCGAAGAGTGCGGCATCCGTTGTGCCTTGGCCGATGTCAATGACGCCATGATATTTTGGTGCTTTGCCGGCAGGCAGCAGCAACGTTTTTTCTTCCCTATAGTTAGGATTGAATCTGTAGGTATGATCGAGAACCGTTCCTTCCGGCTGGCGGATGATATCGACATCGATTACGTTGATTTTCTTGATTACAGTTTTTCCATGGCCCAAGTTGAATGTGATCTCAAAGGATTGCTTCAAGTATTCGACCAGCTTGTCCGCATAAATTTTACCGTAATCTTCATTCGGTACGCCTGTCTCCAGGATAACGTCGTACTCGCCTTCTTCATCTGGAACACCAAGGGCGATCGCTGTGCGGAACAAGACTTGGCTGTCTGTATCTGTTGCACGATCACGAGCCTCTGTACGGTTCGATGTGCGTCCGCCGGTTTTCGTGCGGGCCTGGTCGCCAACCATATGTGTTTTTCCGTCGATCGTTACAACCAGCTTCTGACGGTTGATTTCATCAAAATTGAACAATTTCGTGCTCGGCTGTCCGGAAACCACGATGCTTGGAAACACGTACTGAATCCCTGCACTGGAAAGGAGCTTGCCCCATCCGAAACCCATGTCAAGTGCGATTAGAATTGGACGTTTCGTCTTTGCCAATGGAATACCGGACTTCGGTGCTGCCTTGGATGAACTTGCTGCTGGCATATGTATGTTCCACCTTTCATTTTGTCATACGATGTATGAACATGTATGAATCTGTATGACAATAATAGCATGTCCAAAATGCAGATGCAAGAACAATTTTCCATTAGAATTCGTCAGTATTTTTCGCTAAAAAACGCAAAAACAGCGGGTGTGCCGCCCGCTGTTAGTGCATTCCGTATTCAATGTGATCAGGAGGTGCTCCATGAACAAAGATCGATCAGTGACTATTAACAGTGTAATGCATTACACCATTAAAATCAAGATTTAATTTGTCCATCATGCGAACCTTTGTTCCTATATTTTATAGGAGAACACATGTTCTGTAAATAGGCCATAATAAAATAAAAAATCCCCGATTATCTCGGAGATTGGTTATTGGAGGCGGCGATCGATACGACCTCCGCCGGACGCCCTTATTCAGCTGCTACGAAGACCTTTTCTACCTGGCCGTAAACGAACCCCGGTTGCTCTACGTTGTGCTCGATAAATGCTTTCGCATCGTCGTAGGTTTCAACAGGATCACTTTCGATCTTGTCGATGGCGAAAAAGCTTCCGTCTTTTGCTTCAGCGGGATGCATCTGCTCAAGGATTTCTGCAGGAATCTCGGATTTGACGCTTACCACGCCGATAAATTTTTCAATCAATGGCATATTGTTCACCTCATCCTTGGCAATGTAAATGGTTATGGTCGGGATGACACGATTTGAACATGCGACTCCCTGCTCCCAAAGCAGGCGCTCTACCAAGCTGAGCTACATCCCGATACGGGCAGCGTGATCGGACTCGAACCGCACAACAATCCCCTTCCACAGGAGATGCTTTTCCGTTAAGCTAACGCTGCATATGGCTGACCGACCAGGGTTCGAACCTGGGACCCACGGATTAACAGTCCGTTGCTCTACCTGCTGAGCTATCGATCAAAATTGGCACCGGCTGAAGGATTCGAACCAACGCTGACGGTTTTGGAGACCGCTGTTCTACCATTGAACTAAGCCGATATGTTGGTTGCAGAGGAGGGATTCGAACCCCCGACCTTCTGGGCATGAGCCAGACGAGCTACCATGCTGCTCTACTCCGCTATAATAAGGAGGTGCCCTCGCCCCGTTCAATAACGATCGAACCAATGTCCGGTCGCCTAACGAGGCGAGAACAACAAATGCCAGTACCTTCCGCAAGGAGGAACATGACTCGCCGAAATCAATATACCATATTGCGTAACGCATTACAACACTATGTTTTTTTTCTTGAACTAACCAGCGAATGCTTCTTGTCTTTCATATTCTTGAAGCTCTTCTTCTCGGATTGCCGGTACGATTGCTTCCGGACGATTCAACAGAAGCATGAGAATAAAGTAAACGAGCCAGTGGCTGACGCCTGTCTTA
Encoded here:
- a CDS encoding ParM/StbA family protein, which codes for MPAASSSKAAPKSGIPLAKTKRPILIALDMGFGWGKLLSSAGIQYVFPSIVVSGQPSTKLFNFDEINRQKLVVTIDGKTHMVGDQARTKTGGRTSNRTEARDRATDTDSQVLFRTAIALGVPDEEGEYDVILETGVPNEDYGKIYADKLVEYLKQSFEITFNLGHGKTVIKKINVIDVDIIRQPEGTVLDHTYRFNPNYREEKTLLLPAGKAPKYHGVIDIGQGTTDAALFEDGFIREEEGTSISTEATNLVYDKLRTKLAIKFAAEGYEYKATDTDLDVMIRTKSLWYAGETHDVTPEITESVEEVAELIVDEVTRAWGSEIQRLQGILITGGGADIFFDSLVLAFKSKNVGGLFKAEMAQYSNVIGFYEMAVLNLVQKGMPQDEIFEEYVVPFLQMLEEAV